The genomic segment GTCGAAGCCGTCAGCCACGAGATCGGGAAGTACCTGCGGTTGATGTGCAAACACAACGGCTACGTTCTCGAACAGGTGTTCTCGCCGCTCGTCGCCCACGGGGCGGAGTTCCTCACGCGTCTGCGGCCGCTGGCTCAGAGGTGCGTGACCCGGCACTGCTACAACCACTACCGCGGGTTCCTTCACACGCAGCGGAAGCTCTTCGAGAAGGAAGACGCGAAGCGCGCAAAGACGCTGCTCTACGCGTACCGGGTGGCGCTGACCGGCGTCCACCTCCTCGAAACGGGCGAGGTGCAGACGCACCTACCGACGCTCAACGAGCGCTTCCGGCTGCCGTTTATCCCCGAGCTGATCGCCAGCAAAGCGAGTGCCGAGTTCGGTGCGCTCTCCGCAGTGGACGTCGCCTTTCACTTGGAACAACTCGACGCGTGGGAGGCACGCCTGAGCGCGGCGTACGAATCGAGTCCGTTGCCGACGGAGCCGCCGGCCGAAGAGCTGGGCCACTTTCTTCTCGCGGTCCGCGATTTGGATTAACCTCACGAAATCGTCACGGAGCGGAACCGGAAAAGATCGCGAGTTGCGAATCCGGCTCGCGTCGGGGACCGAATGCAGTGCCGTCGGGCGGAAGCGGCAGCAAACGAGCTTCTGAAAGGGAGCCGTTCGTTGCCCTCTGGTGCCGTCCGGCGGCCGGCGCATCCCGTCGGCCCAATCCCGTCGTGCTTCTGGAGATCCCGTGATGATGAGCAAGTTGATTGCCGCCGTGTCGTTCGCCGCCCTCGCGCTCGCGGTCACCTCCTCCGTCGCCCGTGCGGAAGAGGAGAAGACGATCGCCGGTATCGTCGCCGGCTCCAAGGACCACACCGTCCTGCTCGCGCTGGTGAAGGAAGCCGGTCTGGTGGACACGCTGAGTGGCAAGGGCGAGTGGACCGTGTTCGCCCCGACCGACGCCGCGTTCAAGAAGATCGACGAGGAGACGCTGAAGAAAGTGAAAGGCGACAAGGAACTGCTCAAGAAGATCCTGCTGTCCCACGCGGTCAAGGGGACCGTCCTGGCGGCCGACGTGGTGAAGCTCGACGGCAAGGACGTGGAGACGCTGTCGGGTGCCAAGTTCACGGTTCACGTTGACGGCAAGACCGTGAAGATCGGCGACGCGAAGGTGACGGCCACGGACCTCAAGGCCAGCAACGGCGTCGTTCACGTCATCGACACCGTCCTGCTGCCGAAGTAACGCGACGCCGCGATGGTTGAAGAACGAACGGGTCACGCCCCCGGGGGCGTGACCCGTTCGGCGTTTATCCGCGCGGTTCCCGCCGGCCGAAAAGCGGCCACATACTAAACGAAGCACGCTGTTTGTGTAATTCGCGTGTGGTTTTTCGGCGCAGATCCATTTGCCACTTTGATCGCTCGGTCAAGCCGGTTTCGTGTCTGTTGCGGTGCGCGATTTGCACCTTTCAACCCGCTCCGCACCTCGCCCTTATCACGGAACCCACCATGCAACGCCGCGAATTCATTCACGCCGCCACCGCGGGCACGGTCCCTCTTCTGGGTACCGGACTCGCCCACACCGCCGAACCGCCCGCAGCCCCGGCGCCGCTGCCGCGGTTCGACCCCGATCAGGAGACCGTCCGCGGCGACATGCGGTACCGAAAACTCGGGAAAACGGGCGTCGAGGTGTCGTGTGTCGGCCTGGGCGGGTTCCACATGGGCATCCCCGCCGACGAGGCCGACAGCATCAAGATCGTCCGCACCGCGATCGACGGCGGCATCAACTTCATGGACAACTCCTGGGACTACCACGAGGGGATCAGCGAACTGCGCATGGGCAAGGCCCTGCAAGACGGGTACCGCAAAAAAGTGTTCCTGATGACCAAGATCGACGGCCGCACGAAGGCCGCCGCCGCGAAGCAGATCGAGCAGAGCCTCTTGCGGCTCCGCACGGACGTGATCGACCTCGTCCAGCACCACGAGATGCTGCGCATGGAGGACGCCGACCGCATTTTCGGCGAGCACGGCGCCCAGGAGGCGGTGGAAGAGGCGCGGAAGGCGGGCAAGATCCGGTTCGTCGGCTTCACCGGCCACAAGGACCCGCTCGTTCACCTGCGGACGCTCGAAGTGGCGAAGGAACACGGCTTCCGGTTCGACACGGTGCAGATGCCGCTCAACGTCTTCGACGCGCACTTCCGCAGCTTCGCCCGCACCGTGCTGCCGGTGCTGGTGAAGGAGCAGATCGGCGCGCTGGGCATGAAGCCGATGGCCAGCGGGGCGATCCTCGAAACGAAGGTGGTGACGGCGGTCGAGTGCCTCCACTACGCTCTAACGCTGCCGACTTCGGTCGTCATCACCGGTTGCGAAACGGTGGACCGGGTGAAGCAGGCGCTGGAGGTCGCGAAGACCTTCAAGCCGCTGACCGAGGACCAGGTGGCCGCGATTCTGAAGCGGACGGAACAGGCCGCGGCGCGGGGCAAGCACGAGCGGTTCAAAACCGCCGTGGAGTTCGACACAACGGCCAAGCACCCGGAGTACCTGGGCTGATATTGCGCGATCGAGTGTGTGGTGTATCACGGGCCGCGGCCGGAACAAATCCGCCGCGGCCCTTGTTGTATGCGCCGTCACGTGCGCGGCTCGTCCCATCTGGGAGCACCCGAACGACGACGCGCCGCGGCTCGTGTACGCGGAGCGTTTGGGTACGGGCGCGACCGCACTCGGATGCTCCCCGAACCTCGAACACGTGACCGGTCTCTACCTACGAGAGAAGTCGATCCCGGGTGACGCGATCAAGGATACTGGGCATCGGTTCGGCCCGCGGCTCGATCTCGACGGGGGCGAGTGACAGCGGCCGGCGCCATCTGCATTCGCCTCGGCGGCCGTGCCGGCCACAGTGAACCCACGGGAGTTCCTACGGTGGAAATCTGGCGCATTCCCGGTTGCCCGGAAGCCCCCGATTGGCGTGTGGACATGGCCGCGCTCCGCGCCGCGTTTCCGTGGCTCGAACCGCTCGGCGAGTGCCCACAAGACCCGATCTTCCACGCGGAAGGCGACGTCCTGACGCACCTCGGCATGGTGCTGACCGAGCTCGCCGCGCTGCCCGCGTTCCGCGAACTCCCGGAACAGGACCGGCACGTCGTCTTCGCCGGCACGCTGCTGCACGACATCGCCAAGCCCGAGTGCACGCGCACGGAAGACGACGGGCGCGTGCGCTCGCCCGGCCACGCGGTAAAGGGCGTCTACAGAGCGCGGCGCATCCTGACCGATGAGTTTCCCGACATGCTGTTCGCGACCCGCGAGCAGATCCTCGCGCTGGTGCGGTGGCACGGGCTGCCGGCGAACTATCTGGAGAAGCCGGACGCGCCGCGCGCGGTGATCCTCGCCAGCATGACCACGCGGATGGACCTGCTCACCGTTGTCGCCGAAGCGGACCACCGCGGCCGCATCGTGCGCGTGAGCGGCGACGACACGTTCACCCGAATTTCCCTCTTCCGCGACTTCTGCGAAGAGTGCGAAGTGTGGACCGGGCCGCGCGCGTTCGCCAGCGACCACTCGCGGGTCCACTACTTCCGCACGCCGGGCGAGCACCCGACCCTGAGCCTGTACGACGACTCGAAGTGCGAAGTGGTCGTGATGAGCGGCCTGCCCGGGAGCGGAAAGGACACCTGGGTGCGGGCGAATGCGAACGGCCGCGAGGTGATCTCGCTGGACGATTTACGTCGGGAACTCGACGTGGAGCCCGGAGAGGATCAGAGCGCAGTCGTCGCGGCGGCCTACGACCGCGCGAAGGTGCTCTTGCGCCGCGGGGAGCCGTTCGTGTGGAACGCGACGAACGTGTCACGCGTCCTGCGCGGGAAGGTGACCGATCTGTGTGCCGCGTACCGGGCGCGCCTACGAGTGGTG from the Frigoriglobus tundricola genome contains:
- a CDS encoding AAA family ATPase, which encodes MEIWRIPGCPEAPDWRVDMAALRAAFPWLEPLGECPQDPIFHAEGDVLTHLGMVLTELAALPAFRELPEQDRHVVFAGTLLHDIAKPECTRTEDDGRVRSPGHAVKGVYRARRILTDEFPDMLFATREQILALVRWHGLPANYLEKPDAPRAVILASMTTRMDLLTVVAEADHRGRIVRVSGDDTFTRISLFRDFCEECEVWTGPRAFASDHSRVHYFRTPGEHPTLSLYDDSKCEVVVMSGLPGSGKDTWVRANANGREVISLDDLRRELDVEPGEDQSAVVAAAYDRAKVLLRRGEPFVWNATNVSRVLRGKVTDLCAAYRARLRVVYLEPSIALIRARNTGREKRVPERVWERLFDKLDVPTLAEAHAVEYRVGDE
- a CDS encoding fasciclin domain-containing protein; this encodes MMSKLIAAVSFAALALAVTSSVARAEEEKTIAGIVAGSKDHTVLLALVKEAGLVDTLSGKGEWTVFAPTDAAFKKIDEETLKKVKGDKELLKKILLSHAVKGTVLAADVVKLDGKDVETLSGAKFTVHVDGKTVKIGDAKVTATDLKASNGVVHVIDTVLLPK
- a CDS encoding aldo/keto reductase; the protein is MQRREFIHAATAGTVPLLGTGLAHTAEPPAAPAPLPRFDPDQETVRGDMRYRKLGKTGVEVSCVGLGGFHMGIPADEADSIKIVRTAIDGGINFMDNSWDYHEGISELRMGKALQDGYRKKVFLMTKIDGRTKAAAAKQIEQSLLRLRTDVIDLVQHHEMLRMEDADRIFGEHGAQEAVEEARKAGKIRFVGFTGHKDPLVHLRTLEVAKEHGFRFDTVQMPLNVFDAHFRSFARTVLPVLVKEQIGALGMKPMASGAILETKVVTAVECLHYALTLPTSVVITGCETVDRVKQALEVAKTFKPLTEDQVAAILKRTEQAAARGKHERFKTAVEFDTTAKHPEYLG
- a CDS encoding nucleotidyltransferase domain-containing protein, yielding MTITHDLDLAALAAWGNARVPDALFWTVSGSHVYGFPSADSDIDLRGCFRAPLRALVGLRPPVETVEPKGELGGVEVEAVSHEIGKYLRLMCKHNGYVLEQVFSPLVAHGAEFLTRLRPLAQRCVTRHCYNHYRGFLHTQRKLFEKEDAKRAKTLLYAYRVALTGVHLLETGEVQTHLPTLNERFRLPFIPELIASKASAEFGALSAVDVAFHLEQLDAWEARLSAAYESSPLPTEPPAEELGHFLLAVRDLD